From Streptomyces sp. TLI_053, a single genomic window includes:
- a CDS encoding type I polyketide synthase, with amino-acid sequence MPQERAARDLSSVTDFLLSRFAELLNVPAHTVDRRAPMHRYGLESAQSVVLAAALSEFLGRRVPATMMWQYPTVDGLARALVEGPQEAGAAAAPAPGRRAAPNEPVAVVGIGCRFPGGADPAGFWQLLVEGGDAVGPVPAARRALLNDRVRWGGFIDDIDRFDPLFFGISPREAVQMDPQQRLVLELCWEALEDAGIAPHSLVGSDTGVFMASCWGDYAALAHYRGPDAQITPHTATGMHDGIIANRVSYILGLQGPSMAIDAACAGSLVSVHVGCQSIQLGESDLVLAGGVNLSFVSDYYTAMDAMGALAPDGRCKSFDARANGYVRGEGAGVVVLAPLSVALERELPVYCLIKGSSSNNDGLSNGMTAPNPQAQEKMLRTAYRRAGIDPHLVDYIEAHGSATPLGDPIEANAIGAVLGGADRAQPLRLGSVKSNVGHLEAAAGIVGLVKLAMSMRNGVLPPSLHYSAPNPQILFDEYNLTVQDRLTPWPRYSDARRGGVSSFGFGGAICHVAVEELPRPEASLLLLAADSREELAERAHALRDGTDLRELCRRAPGEGPFRLAAAARDMSELRSQLDAFANDAPAAGLSAGEAAGRRPRVAFLFSGNGSQWVGMGRQLLAGMPVFRRSMMRSDRRMRELVGLSPVEHLLSADGRLDDMDVFQPLLFSLQVALAETWRSLGVEPDVVLGQSVGEFAASYVAGALDYDDASLLAAHHGRLLQQLAVGRGEGIVVMAPADEVRPYLTGGLTLSGQNGLNSTLVTGTPQEIDELVRRLTEADVTNHRVRMGHAPHSPLVDHVLDPLKAELAGIRPRTARIPMISTVTGEHVDGAELGPDYWAANLRQEILVVDALLELREHRVDAVVELGPHPLLLKSASEILPATTLPSMRRGTDEAATLLGSLGALFTAGLPVAAHPFLAGDRGRHVAPGRGGAGSTGTAPADGDPYLVTVSARTAGALTDTCRELSSHVERNTALRVSDLAYTLAARRSHHNHRIALLARSRQDVLDGLARVAAGQPHPGLVTGTVSGGADRRVALVFSGGGTQWVGMGRELLRSHAGFRTWMRACDDAVRAAGGASVLDLLAAPAESARYEEMDFQQPVLFALQVSLAQVWLGLGIRPAAVVGHSLGEVAAACVSGALSLEDAARVVVARSHLLEREAAAGAMISVDLPEAELLPRLAPYAAHAAIAVVNSPTSAAVSGSPGAVDALEAELKRDCVSVRRIRVERPVHSPGMDPLIAPLRARIDGITPLTPGLDFHSTALAGAVNPVADVDYWVHNLRNQVRFAETIGALVDRGIGTFVEIGPHETLRGAVEEIALTRGARVHAVNSLRREESDLRCLLDAVASLYVRGVPLTFDPLFADDVEVVETPLVQWQKDRYWIDTEAHLAPASLPGVGPSSTVGASTSTNAALNAAPNAVPNAARSAAEAGTAAPAAAAAPAARAVDELVLAELADALGVPVSRFDADAGLRDFGLDSMLAIRLVNRMQSLFGHRVSPVVFLDGRSIAEVVAHFVGIVGGTPAPVPASASASAVAPAPAAAAPAAVPVPGAEPAPVPAPAAAAAPAPEPSFLDSLSELDAEELVEELDARGLLEATDAPALEQLRADGLGLTLAPASHGQASLWFMQMVAPDAVPYNFMVTARIRTAVDEAVLERAVRAVLDRHPALRTLFVEAGGSPYQVVLDEPVYEFVVADTSGLDDEQAREELARHGHRPLDLDYGPLVRVVLLRRGPADHYLLVLVHHIASDAASADVMIREIQEFYQGADPAGRAPAAPYTEFVARERQWLAGPAADAALDWWSAKLADPPARLDFSDKERPPGVTYEGRDLAFRWSAEETRRLREFALREGVSVSTVVLAGFFATLNRATGTEDSVLATAIAQRSEPGWESAVGYYLNTVLVRANPSAGRSFRELLREVHAFSLGLLEHMNYPLDLLAAQLKPPRLEGRSPWFDVVVNWLSSDAFPRSVKLFHGVGDTLAPDSALPLEPLQVRRHLAKFDLEISMADIDGEVAGHVQFKPSYLERRTVTDLLALYRTVLFDSIDRPDLALGDLAPGGLPEETDR; translated from the coding sequence ATGCCTCAAGAGCGCGCAGCGCGAGACCTGTCCAGCGTCACCGATTTCCTGCTTTCCCGGTTCGCCGAGCTGCTGAACGTGCCCGCGCACACCGTCGACCGCCGTGCCCCGATGCACCGGTACGGTCTGGAGTCCGCGCAGTCGGTGGTCCTCGCCGCCGCGCTCTCCGAGTTCCTCGGCCGGCGCGTCCCGGCCACCATGATGTGGCAGTACCCGACCGTCGACGGACTGGCCCGCGCGCTGGTCGAGGGCCCGCAGGAGGCCGGGGCCGCCGCCGCGCCCGCCCCCGGCCGACGGGCCGCGCCGAACGAGCCGGTCGCCGTCGTCGGCATCGGCTGCCGCTTCCCCGGCGGCGCCGACCCGGCCGGGTTCTGGCAGCTGCTGGTGGAGGGCGGCGACGCCGTCGGACCGGTGCCGGCCGCGCGCCGGGCCCTGCTGAACGACCGGGTGCGCTGGGGCGGGTTCATCGACGACATCGACCGGTTCGATCCGCTGTTCTTCGGCATCTCGCCCCGCGAGGCCGTCCAGATGGACCCGCAGCAGCGGCTGGTCCTGGAGCTGTGCTGGGAGGCGCTGGAGGACGCGGGGATCGCGCCGCACAGCCTGGTCGGCAGTGACACCGGCGTGTTCATGGCCTCCTGCTGGGGCGACTACGCCGCACTGGCGCACTACCGCGGCCCCGATGCGCAGATCACCCCGCACACCGCGACCGGCATGCACGACGGCATCATCGCCAACCGGGTGTCCTACATCCTCGGCCTCCAGGGCCCGAGCATGGCCATCGACGCCGCCTGCGCCGGCTCGCTGGTCTCGGTGCACGTGGGCTGCCAGTCGATCCAACTGGGCGAGAGCGACCTGGTGCTGGCCGGCGGCGTGAACCTGAGCTTCGTCTCCGACTACTACACCGCCATGGACGCGATGGGGGCGCTCGCCCCGGACGGCCGCTGCAAGTCCTTCGACGCGCGCGCCAACGGCTACGTCCGCGGCGAGGGCGCCGGGGTCGTGGTGCTGGCCCCGCTGAGCGTGGCGCTGGAGCGCGAACTCCCGGTGTACTGCCTGATCAAGGGCAGTTCCTCCAACAACGACGGTCTGAGCAACGGCATGACCGCGCCGAACCCGCAGGCGCAGGAGAAGATGCTCCGCACCGCGTACCGGCGGGCCGGCATCGACCCGCACCTCGTGGACTACATCGAGGCGCACGGCTCGGCGACGCCGCTCGGCGACCCGATCGAGGCCAACGCCATCGGCGCCGTCCTGGGCGGCGCCGACCGCGCGCAGCCGCTCCGGCTCGGCTCGGTGAAGTCCAACGTCGGGCACCTGGAGGCGGCGGCCGGCATCGTCGGCCTGGTCAAGCTGGCGATGTCGATGCGCAACGGGGTGCTGCCCCCGAGCCTGCACTACAGCGCGCCGAACCCGCAGATCCTGTTCGACGAGTACAACCTCACCGTCCAGGACCGGCTGACGCCCTGGCCGCGGTACTCCGACGCCCGCCGGGGCGGTGTCAGCTCGTTCGGTTTCGGTGGCGCGATCTGCCACGTCGCGGTCGAGGAACTGCCGCGCCCCGAAGCCTCGTTGCTGCTGCTGGCCGCGGATTCCCGGGAGGAGCTGGCCGAGCGGGCGCACGCCCTGCGGGACGGGACCGACCTGCGCGAGCTCTGCCGCCGCGCCCCGGGCGAGGGCCCGTTCCGGCTCGCGGCGGCCGCCCGCGACATGTCCGAACTCCGCTCCCAGCTGGACGCCTTCGCGAACGACGCGCCCGCCGCCGGGCTGAGTGCCGGGGAAGCGGCCGGGCGGCGGCCGCGGGTGGCGTTCCTGTTCTCCGGGAACGGCTCGCAGTGGGTCGGCATGGGCCGCCAACTCCTGGCCGGAATGCCGGTGTTCCGGCGGTCGATGATGCGCTCCGACCGCCGGATGCGGGAGCTGGTCGGCCTCTCCCCGGTCGAGCACCTGCTCTCCGCCGACGGCCGGCTGGACGACATGGACGTCTTCCAGCCGCTGCTGTTCTCGCTCCAGGTCGCACTGGCCGAGACCTGGCGCTCGCTGGGCGTGGAGCCGGACGTCGTGCTCGGCCAGAGCGTCGGCGAGTTCGCCGCCTCGTACGTCGCCGGCGCCCTGGACTACGACGACGCCTCCCTGCTGGCCGCCCACCACGGGCGGCTGCTCCAGCAGCTGGCGGTGGGCCGGGGCGAGGGCATCGTGGTGATGGCGCCGGCCGACGAGGTGCGGCCGTACCTGACCGGGGGACTCACCCTCTCCGGGCAGAACGGCCTCAACTCCACCCTGGTGACCGGCACTCCGCAGGAGATCGACGAACTCGTCCGGCGGCTCACCGAGGCCGACGTCACCAACCACCGGGTGCGGATGGGGCACGCCCCGCACTCGCCGCTGGTCGACCACGTCCTGGACCCGCTGAAGGCGGAACTCGCCGGCATCCGGCCCCGCACCGCCCGGATCCCGATGATCTCGACGGTCACCGGCGAGCACGTCGACGGGGCGGAGCTCGGACCGGACTACTGGGCGGCCAACCTCCGCCAGGAGATCCTGGTGGTGGACGCGCTGCTGGAGCTGCGCGAGCACCGGGTCGACGCGGTGGTCGAACTCGGCCCGCACCCCCTGCTGCTGAAGTCGGCGTCCGAGATCCTGCCCGCGACCACGCTGCCCTCGATGCGCCGGGGTACCGACGAGGCCGCCACCCTGCTCGGCTCGCTCGGCGCCCTGTTCACCGCCGGACTCCCGGTCGCGGCCCACCCGTTCCTCGCCGGTGACCGCGGGCGGCACGTCGCGCCCGGCCGGGGCGGGGCCGGGTCCACCGGCACGGCCCCGGCGGACGGCGACCCGTACCTCGTCACCGTCTCCGCCAGGACGGCCGGCGCGCTGACCGACACCTGCCGCGAACTCTCCAGCCACGTCGAGCGGAACACCGCCCTGCGGGTCTCCGACCTCGCCTACACCCTGGCCGCCCGGCGCAGCCACCACAACCACCGGATCGCGCTGCTCGCCCGCTCCCGCCAGGACGTCCTGGACGGACTCGCCCGGGTCGCCGCCGGACAGCCGCACCCCGGGCTCGTCACCGGCACCGTGTCCGGCGGCGCCGACCGCCGGGTGGCGCTGGTGTTCTCCGGCGGGGGCACCCAGTGGGTCGGCATGGGCCGCGAACTGCTGCGCTCCCACGCCGGGTTCCGCACCTGGATGCGGGCCTGCGACGACGCCGTGCGCGCGGCCGGCGGCGCCTCGGTGCTCGACCTGCTGGCCGCCCCGGCCGAGTCGGCCAGGTACGAGGAGATGGACTTCCAGCAGCCGGTGCTGTTCGCCCTCCAGGTCTCACTGGCGCAGGTCTGGCTCGGGCTCGGCATCCGGCCGGCGGCCGTGGTCGGGCACAGCCTGGGCGAGGTCGCCGCCGCCTGCGTCTCCGGCGCGCTGTCGCTGGAGGACGCCGCCCGGGTGGTGGTCGCCCGCTCCCACCTGCTGGAGCGCGAGGCCGCCGCCGGAGCGATGATCTCGGTCGACCTGCCGGAGGCGGAACTGCTGCCCCGGCTCGCCCCGTACGCCGCGCACGCGGCGATCGCCGTGGTCAACAGCCCCACCAGCGCGGCGGTCTCCGGCTCGCCAGGGGCCGTGGACGCGCTGGAGGCGGAGCTGAAGCGGGACTGCGTCTCGGTGCGCCGGATCCGGGTCGAACGGCCGGTGCACAGCCCCGGCATGGATCCGCTGATCGCGCCGCTGCGGGCCCGCATCGACGGCATCACCCCGCTGACCCCCGGACTCGACTTCCACTCGACGGCCCTGGCGGGCGCGGTGAACCCGGTCGCCGACGTCGACTACTGGGTCCACAACCTGCGCAACCAGGTCCGGTTCGCCGAGACGATCGGCGCTCTGGTCGACCGGGGGATCGGCACCTTCGTCGAGATCGGACCGCACGAGACGCTGCGCGGCGCGGTCGAGGAGATCGCGCTGACCCGGGGCGCCCGGGTGCACGCGGTCAACTCCCTGCGGCGCGAGGAGAGCGACCTCCGCTGCCTGCTGGACGCCGTCGCCTCACTGTACGTCCGGGGTGTCCCGCTGACCTTCGACCCGCTGTTCGCCGACGACGTCGAGGTGGTGGAGACGCCGCTCGTCCAGTGGCAGAAGGACCGGTACTGGATCGACACCGAGGCCCACCTCGCGCCCGCGTCGCTCCCGGGCGTCGGCCCGTCCTCGACGGTGGGCGCGAGCACGAGCACGAACGCCGCGCTGAACGCCGCCCCGAACGCCGTTCCGAACGCCGCCCGGAGCGCGGCGGAGGCCGGGACGGCGGCACCGGCCGCGGCGGCGGCACCCGCGGCCCGGGCGGTGGACGAACTCGTGCTGGCCGAGCTGGCCGACGCGCTGGGCGTGCCGGTGAGCCGGTTCGACGCGGACGCCGGACTGCGGGACTTCGGCCTCGACTCGATGCTGGCGATCCGCCTGGTCAACCGGATGCAATCGCTGTTCGGGCACCGGGTGTCGCCGGTGGTCTTCCTGGACGGACGCTCGATCGCCGAGGTGGTCGCCCACTTCGTCGGGATCGTCGGCGGCACGCCCGCACCCGTACCGGCGTCGGCGTCGGCGTCGGCGGTCGCCCCCGCACCGGCCGCCGCCGCACCCGCCGCGGTGCCCGTACCCGGGGCCGAGCCCGCGCCCGTACCCGCGCCCGCGGCCGCCGCGGCACCGGCCCCCGAGCCGTCCTTCCTCGACAGCCTGTCCGAACTCGACGCCGAGGAGCTGGTGGAGGAACTCGACGCCCGCGGCCTGCTGGAGGCCACCGACGCGCCGGCCCTGGAGCAGCTGCGCGCCGACGGCCTCGGCCTCACCCTCGCACCGGCCTCGCACGGCCAGGCCTCGCTGTGGTTCATGCAGATGGTCGCGCCGGACGCCGTGCCCTACAACTTCATGGTGACCGCCCGGATCCGCACCGCGGTCGACGAAGCGGTGCTGGAGCGCGCGGTCCGGGCCGTCCTGGACCGCCACCCCGCCCTGCGCACCCTGTTCGTGGAAGCGGGCGGCAGCCCGTACCAGGTCGTCCTGGACGAGCCGGTGTACGAGTTCGTGGTGGCGGACACCTCCGGACTGGACGACGAGCAGGCCCGCGAGGAGCTGGCCCGGCACGGGCACCGGCCGCTGGACCTGGACTACGGGCCGCTGGTGCGGGTCGTCCTGCTGCGGCGCGGCCCGGCGGACCACTACCTGCTGGTGCTGGTCCACCACATCGCCTCGGACGCGGCCTCGGCGGACGTCATGATCCGCGAGATCCAGGAGTTCTACCAGGGCGCCGACCCGGCCGGCCGGGCCCCCGCAGCCCCGTACACGGAGTTCGTCGCCCGGGAGCGGCAGTGGCTGGCCGGTCCGGCCGCGGACGCCGCCCTCGACTGGTGGTCGGCGAAGCTGGCCGACCCGCCGGCCCGGCTGGACTTCTCCGACAAGGAGCGCCCGCCGGGCGTCACCTACGAGGGCCGCGACCTCGCCTTCCGCTGGAGTGCCGAAGAGACCCGACGGCTGCGGGAGTTCGCGCTGCGCGAGGGCGTGTCGGTCAGCACGGTCGTGCTGGCCGGGTTCTTCGCCACCCTCAACCGGGCGACCGGGACGGAGGACTCGGTGCTGGCCACGGCGATCGCCCAACGCTCCGAGCCCGGTTGGGAGTCCGCGGTCGGCTACTACCTCAACACGGTACTGGTCCGGGCGAACCCCTCCGCCGGTCGCAGCTTCCGCGAACTCCTCCGCGAGGTGCACGCGTTCTCGCTCGGCCTGCTGGAGCACATGAACTACCCCCTGGACCTGCTGGCGGCCCAGCTCAAGCCGCCGCGCCTGGAGGGCCGCTCCCCGTGGTTCGACGTGGTGGTCAACTGGCTCTCCTCGGACGCGTTCCCGCGCTCGGTGAAGCTCTTCCACGGCGTCGGCGACACGCTCGCCCCGGACAGCGCGCTCCCGCTCGAACCGCTCCAGGTGCGCAGGCACCTCGCCAAGTTCGACCTGGAGATCTCGATGGCCGACATCGACGGCGAGGTGGCCGGCCACGTCCAGTTCAAACCGAGCTACCTGGAAAGGCGGACCGTGACGGACCTGCTCGCGCTGTACCGCACTGTGCTCTTCGACTCGATCGATCGACCCGACCTGGCGCTCGGCGACCTCGCGCCGGGCGGCCTCCCGGAGGAGACGGACCGGTGA
- a CDS encoding non-ribosomal peptide synthetase has product MTETLHSEFVAQAAKNPDAIAVHSDAGALTYRELDRRSQALAERLVADGAGPGVPVGICVERTPDLLVAILAVLRSGSCYLPLDPNYPAERLAFMVRDSGTRLLLTTPASRAGCPAGPTVVVLGESVTTEPGEAPTAVVPGDTAYIIYTSGSTGTPKGVAVRHAGCVAMLAEMDRILEGCDLSGVAAASSVCFDMSVMEIFNALCRGGSLVLVESAVHLAESRHADRITHLNMVPSVMNGLLDAGALPPNVRSVVFGGEALRRKLVDRTYRETGVERVFNAYGPTEGTVFCSFGPVPAGGTDEPTIGPPTTTARVYVLDEELRRVPAGEAGELFLGGVGLAHGYVNRPRTTAERFLPDPFLDGERIYRTGDLVRFTEDGELRFLGRTDHQVKLRGYRIELEEVEARLTGCPEVREAAVVVRGNRLVGYVVPAGDVAEADAAAPAGPRLDAALQSAVTARLAAGLPDYMVPAAVVVLPALPLGPGGKLDRGALPEPPAPATGADGPRTAPSTPTETALAEIWGELLDLDPAGIDVQAAFYDLGGDSLLLVRLARLMTRRFDRRVRVPDLFSFRDIASLGRWLDDDSGATPEVVQSARQRADARRAALRGRGSTGR; this is encoded by the coding sequence GTGACCGAAACCCTGCACTCCGAGTTTGTCGCGCAAGCGGCCAAGAACCCCGACGCGATCGCCGTCCACTCCGATGCCGGAGCGCTGACCTACCGGGAACTCGACCGGCGTTCCCAGGCGCTGGCCGAGCGCCTGGTGGCCGACGGCGCCGGTCCCGGCGTCCCGGTCGGCATCTGCGTCGAGCGCACCCCCGACCTGCTGGTGGCGATCCTGGCGGTCCTGCGGTCCGGGTCCTGCTACCTGCCGCTGGACCCGAACTACCCGGCCGAGCGGCTGGCGTTCATGGTCCGGGACAGCGGCACCCGGCTGCTGCTGACCACCCCCGCCTCCCGGGCCGGCTGCCCGGCCGGGCCGACCGTGGTGGTGCTCGGCGAGAGCGTCACCACCGAGCCCGGTGAGGCGCCCACGGCCGTCGTGCCCGGGGACACCGCGTACATCATCTACACCTCCGGCTCCACCGGCACCCCCAAGGGCGTGGCCGTCCGGCACGCGGGCTGCGTGGCGATGCTCGCCGAGATGGACCGGATCCTGGAGGGCTGCGACCTCAGCGGTGTCGCGGCGGCCAGTTCGGTCTGCTTCGACATGTCGGTGATGGAGATCTTCAACGCGCTCTGCCGGGGCGGCTCCCTCGTCCTGGTCGAGAGCGCCGTGCACCTGGCGGAGAGCCGGCACGCCGACCGGATCACCCATCTGAACATGGTCCCGTCGGTCATGAACGGGCTGCTCGACGCGGGGGCGCTGCCGCCGAACGTGCGCTCGGTCGTGTTCGGCGGCGAGGCGCTGCGGCGCAAGCTGGTGGACCGGACGTACCGGGAGACCGGCGTCGAGCGGGTGTTCAACGCCTACGGCCCCACCGAGGGGACGGTGTTCTGCTCGTTCGGGCCGGTGCCCGCCGGGGGGACGGACGAGCCGACCATCGGCCCGCCGACGACCACGGCCCGGGTGTACGTGCTGGACGAGGAGCTGCGGCGGGTCCCGGCCGGGGAGGCCGGCGAGCTGTTCCTCGGCGGCGTCGGCCTCGCGCACGGCTACGTCAACCGGCCGCGCACGACGGCCGAGCGCTTCCTGCCGGACCCGTTCCTGGACGGCGAACGGATCTACCGCACCGGGGACCTGGTCAGGTTCACCGAGGACGGCGAGCTGCGCTTCCTCGGCCGGACCGACCACCAGGTCAAGCTGCGCGGCTACCGGATCGAGCTGGAGGAGGTCGAGGCCCGGCTGACCGGCTGCCCCGAGGTCCGCGAGGCCGCCGTCGTCGTCCGGGGCAACCGGCTGGTCGGCTACGTCGTGCCCGCCGGGGACGTCGCGGAGGCGGACGCGGCCGCCCCGGCCGGTCCCCGGCTGGACGCCGCGCTCCAGAGCGCCGTCACCGCCCGTCTCGCCGCCGGCCTCCCCGACTACATGGTGCCCGCCGCGGTCGTGGTCCTGCCCGCCCTGCCGCTGGGTCCCGGCGGGAAGCTCGACCGCGGCGCGCTCCCCGAGCCGCCCGCGCCGGCCACCGGCGCCGACGGCCCGCGGACGGCGCCGAGCACGCCGACCGAGACCGCCCTCGCGGAGATCTGGGGCGAGCTGCTCGACCTCGACCCGGCGGGCATCGACGTGCAGGCCGCCTTCTACGACCTGGGCGGGGACTCGCTGCTGCTGGTCCGGCTGGCCCGGCTGATGACCCGGCGGTTCGACCGCCGGGTGCGGGTGCCCGACCTGTTCAGCTTCCGCGACATCGCCTCCCTCGGGCGCTGGCTCGACGACGACAGCGGTGCCACCCCCGAGGTGGTCCAGTCGGCCCGGCAGCGTGCCGACGCCCGCCGGGCCGCGCTGCGCGGCCGGGGCAGCACCGGCCGCTGA
- a CDS encoding MFS transporter has translation MTDIAVEPVVRPGLALGVLAGALALDVSGLGVLNAALPSVGERFDLADTTLQWVMTAYAVTFAGFLLIGGRLADVLGRRRVFEAGVALFTVSALVGAAAPSTGVLLGARAVQGIGAALSGPAALALLTQTFPAGPARNRAFSVYAAVGAASFSGGVMLGGVLTQFWGWRSVLWFSVLLGLAVLAATRAGLPDSPGHSGRLDLPGAITGTLGLTLLVVGVSSDGAAVWFLLAAAAVALALFVLRESRTTDPALPLGLFRLAPVRSASLAAFLQYMGSVGMLFFAPLYLQGMLDYSPFESGLALVPMSAAVFLTANFATGRLLARWTPSTLMAVGLVLIGVGTGLWVTTPLDGNYALHVLPGLVLSGIGQGLNFPSMTSAALSGVPGEQHAVAGAVNVVTQQIGASAGVAVLVLVAGTRDDHLAGYHLAYLTAALACVAGAALIGLRRRT, from the coding sequence ATGACCGACATCGCCGTCGAACCGGTGGTCCGGCCCGGCCTCGCGCTCGGCGTGCTGGCCGGCGCGCTCGCCCTGGACGTGAGCGGCCTCGGAGTGCTCAACGCCGCCCTCCCGTCGGTGGGGGAGCGGTTCGATCTGGCCGACACCACACTCCAGTGGGTGATGACCGCCTACGCCGTCACCTTCGCCGGCTTCCTGCTGATCGGCGGCCGACTTGCCGATGTGCTGGGCCGGCGCCGGGTGTTCGAGGCCGGCGTCGCCCTGTTCACGGTGTCCGCGCTGGTCGGGGCGGCCGCGCCGAGCACCGGCGTCCTGCTGGGGGCGCGGGCCGTCCAGGGCATCGGCGCCGCGCTGTCGGGACCGGCCGCCCTGGCCCTGCTCACCCAGACCTTCCCGGCCGGTCCGGCCCGCAACCGGGCCTTCAGCGTCTACGCGGCCGTCGGCGCCGCGAGCTTCAGCGGCGGGGTGATGCTCGGCGGCGTGCTGACCCAGTTCTGGGGCTGGCGTTCGGTGCTGTGGTTCTCGGTCCTCCTCGGCCTCGCCGTGCTGGCCGCGACCCGGGCCGGGCTGCCCGACAGCCCGGGGCACAGCGGCCGCCTCGACCTGCCCGGCGCGATCACCGGCACCCTCGGCCTCACCCTGCTGGTCGTCGGCGTCAGCAGCGACGGCGCCGCGGTCTGGTTCCTGCTCGCCGCCGCCGCGGTCGCGCTGGCCCTGTTCGTCCTCCGGGAGAGCCGCACCACCGACCCGGCCCTCCCGCTCGGCCTCTTCCGGCTGGCCCCGGTCCGGTCCGCCAGCCTCGCGGCCTTCCTCCAGTACATGGGCTCGGTCGGGATGCTGTTCTTCGCGCCGCTCTACCTCCAGGGCATGCTGGACTACTCGCCCTTCGAGTCCGGACTCGCCCTGGTGCCCATGTCGGCGGCCGTCTTCCTCACCGCCAACTTCGCCACCGGCCGCCTGCTCGCCCGCTGGACCCCGAGCACCCTGATGGCGGTCGGCCTCGTCCTGATCGGCGTCGGCACCGGCCTGTGGGTGACCACCCCGCTCGACGGGAACTACGCCCTGCACGTCCTGCCGGGCCTGGTGCTCAGCGGCATCGGACAGGGCCTCAACTTCCCCTCGATGACCTCCGCCGCCCTCTCCGGCGTCCCCGGCGAACAGCACGCCGTCGCCGGCGCGGTCAACGTCGTCACCCAGCAGATCGGCGCGAGCGCCGGTGTGGCCGTCCTGGTCCTGGTCGCCGGCACCCGCGACGACCACCTCGCCGGCTACCACCTCGCCTACCTCACCGCCGCCCTCGCCTGCGTCGCCGGCGCCGCCCTCATCGGCCTCCGCCGCCGGACCTGA